One Danio aesculapii chromosome 22, fDanAes4.1, whole genome shotgun sequence genomic window carries:
- the LOC130216603 gene encoding uncharacterized protein LOC130216603 has protein sequence MLTVSILSSGVTGVHADVVLVSVMEEDSVTLHTGVIKQQHEYIKWYFNDIRIAQLNGDVSDMCTDVQCNNGTERFRDRLKLDNQTGSLTIINIRNTDAGDYELVSDNEEMIFNVTVHDDPAAHYNQVKKNQGESVTLNPGVRRDLIVVLKCFFNDILITEITGVQSQICADVQCKERFTDRLKLENESASLTIQNTSITDSGDYTFKIFTRSDGRFSITREKIISLTIISPPPSHLSGGAIAGTVVGLVVVAAVVAGVIYHLRQRNGGTAAQNMGFL, from the exons ATGTTGACTGTATCAATTCTTTCTTCAGGTGTGACGGGTGTTCATGCAGATGTTGTCTTGGTGTCTGTGATGGAAGAAGATTCAGTGACTCTACACACTGGTGTTATAAAACAACAGCATGAATACATCAAGTGGTATTTTAATGACATCCGCATCGCTCAACTCAATGGAGATGTCAGTGATATGTGTACAGATGTTCAGTGTAATAATGGCACTGAgagattcagagacagactgaagctggacaatcagactggatctctgacGATCATAAACATCAGAAACACAGATGCTGGAGATTATGAACTGGTCAGTGACAATGAGGAAATGATCTTTAATGTTACTGTCCATG ATGATCCTGCTGCTCATTATAATCAAGTAAAGAAAAACCAGGGAGAATCTGTCACTCTTAATCCTGGCGTGAGAAGAGACCTGATTGTTGTGctgaagtgtttttttaatgacattCTCATCACTGAGATCACTGGAGTTCAGAGTCAGATCTGCGCTGATGTTCAGTGTAAAGAGAGATTCACAGACCGACTGAAACTGGAAAATGAATCTGCATCTCTGACCATCCAGAACACCAGCATCACAGACTCTGGAGATTATACATTCAAGATTTTCACCAGGAGTGACGGACGTTTCAGCATCACCAGAGAGAAGATAATCAGTCTTACTATCATTT CTCCTCCACCTTCACATCTGTCTGGAGGTGCAATAGCAGGAACAGTTGTTGGGCtggttgttgttgctgctgttgttgctgGTGTGATTTATCATCTTCGCCAGAGGAATGGTGGAACAGCAGCACAGAAT ATGGGTTTCCTGTAA